A genomic window from Coccinella septempunctata chromosome 9, icCocSept1.1, whole genome shotgun sequence includes:
- the LOC123320963 gene encoding uncharacterized protein LOC123320963: protein MSQKSGRSSPSPKEDDAQLQVPPTRSSRSSTSSQPDVGPQTRSAGLPTNLKLKVATQLSRLQLMKDIFSKLSNISTWTVQDLSHTQEQLQDLHKNFSKTHSYFESAWPESCLDHEYFASSVFFEEYSLYQSAISKLIQLNMSLNPVDSQPSTSAQAPQPSQTRPRLPDISIPTFSGDFSKWPAFRDLFQSLVINSTSISDIERLHYLRTCLSHEPLDAISSLPLTEVSFPIAWKKLMDKYENKRLLLSSQYSKLLSFSLANQKNSTASSLRQFIDSIVNPLQSLKALGEDLEQNNNLLVFHIINRMDHASRTHWETLISSNNEFPSFAQLMEFLQSRSRALEWTESNQRQSPQESSRSRTTVHTISQKVTAPIKPSPPLISSKSASSNTPISKVSSMPGYTCDDCGRDHFVADCPRFSKRSPQEKADVVLLRILCSNCLGRHHRHSCRTTKICKICGSRHHTLLHDAPLSSKPHCKVPPVPPRVLPQYALTSQKSAQRELPQPRLNTLLATAIAHLITSTGSHTVRLLIDSGSELTFISQDLARKLNISRRKSHVVIVGIHGKTSKTQGSLALTLKSTYDHQTINIDAHILSSSFSNLPSFFTCFQQSLHLQHLKLADPEYHISRAIDIILGADVYGSVVLPQMKKGPPSSPIAQLSIFGWLILGPVCQEQERLPIQSPMFHTVQDEDLHHLLTKFWEQEEIQPTSTSHLTSDEQECENHFVSTHSRLSSGKYMVRLPLKSSIDVLGSSRQRAFRCLQALIRKFDKDPDYSLLYHQFLDEYELLQHMQPVSSEKVNSRYFLPHHGVLKTDSSTTKLRVVFNGSSPTSTGISLNDIMHTGAKLQLDVIDVLMWVRKFKFVFSTDITKMYRQILVHPDDWDLQSILWLDSNNNVKTYHLTTVTYGTRSAPFLAIRVLLQLLKDEGHNFPLAIPPLTKGRYVDDICGGADTEHQLLEIAKQLQNLCMAAGLPLAKWQSNISSLSHVTQEEESTPTPISFDEGSHSTKVLGLIWYPQEDQAELWLQKLSWDEPLPQLLQQKWYDISEDLSRLASITIPRWINTQEDETHRKTLHGGTQLTLATIRQRYWIIGGRAPVKSHILKCVLCARHRGIRAQQLMGQLPASRVQPSRPFLHTGVDYAGPLTLKTWKGRGSKTHKGWVCVFVCFASSAVHLEVVSDYSTDSFLAAFRRFTARRGICHTLYSDCGTTFIGADTALKELFTKASSQNQTLSNLLLNEGTTWCFNPPAAPHMGGKWEAVVKSFKHHFIRTVKDVSFTLEEIMTLTSQIEAILNSRPLEPLSDDPDDCIALTPGHLLIGAPLTAVPEPSLEHLSTSRLSRWQFVQQRTQQFWTQWSSQYLQRQLSISKWHHPRNDVKVGSLVLITDERTPPCKWPLARVLDMHPGHDGLTRVVTLKTPTTTLRRPVAKLCILPILVDSED, encoded by the exons ATGTCTCAAAAGTCGGGAAGATCTTCTCCATCTCCAAAAGAGGATGACGCTCAACTCCAGGTCCCTCCTACTCGATCATCCAGATCTTCCACATCTTCGCAGCCTGATGTGGGACCTCAAACTCGCTCGGCTGGTCTTCCCACCAACCTCAAATTGAAAGTCGCTACTCAACTGAGTAGACTACAActcatgaaggacatcttctccaaGCTGTCCAACATCTCAACATGGACTGTGCAAGACCTGTCACACACTCAAGAACAGCTGCAAGACCTTCAtaagaacttctcaaagactcactcGTATTTTGAGTCAGCGTGGCCTGAGTCTTGTCTCGACCACGAATACTTCGCATCCTCAGTCTTCTTCGAGGAATACTCTCTATACCAATCAGCCATCTCGAAATTAATACAACTCAATATGTCACTCAATCCTGTGGATTCACAGCCATCCACTTCTGCTCAAGCCCCTCAGCCTTCTCAAACTCGTCCTCGATtgcctgacatctcaattcccaccttctcaggcgacttctcaaaatggcctgcattccgagacctttttcaatcactcgtgATCAATAGCACCTcaatttctgacattgaaaggtTACATTACCTTCGCACATGTCTCTCTCACGAACCTCTCGACGCCATCTCTAGTCTTCCCTTAACGGAAGTCTCTTTTCCCATAGCTTGGAAGAAGCTTATggataaatatgaaaataaaaggctgctcctctcttctcaatactcaaaacttctctccttctcattggcgaatcagaaaaattctaccGCCTCATCTCTTCGTCAATTTATTGACAGCATCGTCAATCCTCTCCAAAGTTTGAAAGCTCTAGGTGAAGATCTAGAGCAGAATAACAATCTCTTGGTGTTCCATATCATCAATCGTATGGATCACGCCTCTCGCACTCATTGGGAAACTCTCATCTCCTCTAATAACGAATTTCCCTCCTTCGCTCAGTTGATGGAGTTCCTCCAATCTCGCTCCAGAGCTCTAGAATGGACTGAGTCCAATCAGAGACAGTCACCTCAAGAATCCTCTCGCTCTCGCACAACAGTGCACACCATCTCTCAAAAGGTTACTGCTCCAATTAAACCTTCTCCTCCACTCATCTCAAGCAAATCGGCCTCCTCGAACACTCCAATCTCGAAAGTCTCTTCTATGCCGGGCTACACCTGTGATGATTGTGGACGCGACCACTTCGTTGCAGATTGCCCTCGCTTCTCCAAGCGCTCACCTCAGGAAAAAGCTGATGTGGTGTTACTCCGCATCCTCTGCTCTAACTGCCTCGGTAGACATCATCGCCACTCTTGCAGAACGACAAAGATCTGCAAAATCTGTGGAAGTCGTCATCACACTCTTCTACATGATGCTCCTCTCAGCAGTAAACCACACTGCAAAGTTCCACCGGTACCCCCTCGAGTGCTTCCACAATACGCTCTCACATCTCAAAAATCTGCTCAAAGGGAG ctACCTCAACCACGACTCAACACTCTTCTCGCCACTGCCATCGCCCATCTCATCACCTCAACAGGATCACACACGGTTCGACTACTCATCGACAGTGGATCCGAGCTGACCTTCATCTCTCAAGATCTAGCCAGAAAACTCAACATCTCTAGAAGGAAGTCGCATGTTGTAATTGTGGGAATTCATGGAAAGACTTCTAAGACACAAGGATCTCTCGCCCTCACTCTCAAGTCGACGTATGACCATCAAACCATAAATATTGATGCTCACATTCTCTCATCATCTTTCTCTAATTTGCCTTCCTTCTTTACATGTTTTCAGCAATCTCTACATCTCCAGCATCTCAAGTTAGCTGATCCAGAATACCACATCTCAAGAGCCATCGACATCATTTTGGGTGCTGATGTATATGGCTCAGTTGTTCTTCCTCAGATGAAAAAAGGCCCTCCATCATCTCCAATCGCGCAACTCTCAATCTTCGGCTGGCTAATCCTAGGACCTGTGTGTCAAGAACAGGAACGCCTTCCAATCCAATCTCCAATGTTTCATACTGTTCAAGATGAAGACCTACATCATCTCCTCACTAAGTTTTGGGAACAGGAAGAAATTCAACCAACGTCTACGTCACATCTCACCTCTGACGAGCAAGAATGTGAAAACCACTTTGTCTCCACTCACTCTAGGCTCTCCTCAGGGAAATACATGGTAAGATTACCATTGAAATCATCTATTGACGTCTTAGGTTCTTCCAGACAACGAGCCTTCCGATGTCTGCAAGCCTTGATTCGGAAATTCGACAAGGATCCTGACTACTCTCTGCTCTACCACCAATTTCTCGATGAATATGAACTCCTCCAGCACATGCAACCAGTCTCGTCAGAAAAGGTCAACTCAAGATATTTTCTTCCTCATCACGGTGTTCTCAAAACAGACAGCTCTACAACGAAACTGCGAGTAGTCTTCAACGGCTCCAGCCCCACCTCGACTGGCATTTCTCTCAACGATATTATGCACACCGGAGCGAAACTGCAACTCGACGTGATAGATGTTCTTATGTGGGTGCGTAAATTTAAATTTGTCTTCTCTACAGATATCACAAAGATGTACAGACAGATTCTGGTTCATCCTGATGATTGGGATCTTCAAAGCATCCTTTGGCTCGACTCAAACAACAACGTGAAGACATACCATCTCACAACGGTCACATACGGAACTAGATCAGCTccatttttggcaatcagagttCTTCTCCAACTTCTCAAAGATGAGGGTCACAACTTTCCACTAGCCATTCCTCCATTAACAAAAGGTcgttatgttgatgatatttgtggtggagcagatactgaacatcaacttctcgaaatTGCCAAACAACTCCAGAACCTTTGCATGGCGGCCGGCCTTCCGCTAGCAAAATGGCAGTCAAACATCTCAAGTCTCTCTCACGTCACTCAAGAGGAAGAATCAACACCCACTCCAATCTCATTCGATGAAGGTTCTCACTCAACTAAAGTGTTAGGTCTAATCTGGTACCCTCAAGAAGACCAAGCG GAATTATGGCTCCAAAAGTTATCATGGGACGAACCTCTACCTCAACTACTCCAACAGAAATGGTACGACATCAGTGAAGATCTCTCCAGGCTGGCCAGCATCACAATTCCAAGATGGATTAACACTCAAGAGG ATGAAACTCACCGAAAAACTCTACATGGAGGCACTCAACTCACTCTAGCCACGATACGTCAAAGGTATTGGATTATTGGAGGAAGAGCCCCAGTTAAATCCCATATACTGAAATGTGTTCTGTGTGCAAGGCACCGTGGTATTCGCGCTCAACAACTCATGGGACAGCTACCAGCATCTCGAGTGCAGCCATCTCGTCCATTCCTCCACACCGGTGTAGATTATGCTGGTCCACTCACTCTCAAGACATGGAAAGGAAGGGGTTCCAAAACACACAAAGGCTGGGTTTGTGTCTTCGTCTGCTTTGCCTCCTCAGCAGTTCATCTCGAAGTTGTAAGCGATTATTCAACTGATTCCTTTCTCGCTGCCTTTCGCAGGTTCACAGCAAGACGAGGAATATGTCACACTCTATACTCGGACTGTGGAACCACCTTCATCGGCGCAGACACCGCTCTCAAGGAACTTTTCACCAAGGCTTCCAGTCAAAATCAGACCCTCTCCAATCTACTCCTCAATGAAGGCACTACATGGTGTTTCAACCCCCCAGCAGCTCCTCATATGGGTGGAAAATGGGAGGCTGTCGTCAAGTCATTCAAGCACCACTTCATTCGAACTGTCAAGGATGTATCCTTCACATTAGAAGAAATAATGACTCTAACTTCTCAAATCGAAGCTATTCTCAACTCAAGACCGCTCGAACCGCTCAGTGACGACCCTGACGATTGCATAGCTCTCACACCTGGACATCTCCTCATAGGCGCTCCATTAACAGCTGTTCCAGAACCATCTCTTGAACATCTCTCCACCTCTCGACTCTCAAGATGGCAATTTGTTCAACAACGAACTCAACAGTTTTGGacacaatggtcatcacaataTTTGCAACGCCAGCTTTCCATCTCAAAATGGCACCATCCTCGCAATGACGTAAAGGTTGGTTCT